One genomic segment of Melospiza melodia melodia isolate bMelMel2 chromosome 22, bMelMel2.pri, whole genome shotgun sequence includes these proteins:
- the FUT7 gene encoding alpha-(1,3)-fucosyltransferase 7, translating into MPWALPLRWSPWGRPGVKALVTAGVFVTTLWNLRCFLDPSKGSGKVSKHREPLMILVWEWPSKQVPNVSRDVCRELYSITGCQLTTERQLLHQAHVVVFPHSRLQPGRDKLPKERLPGQNWVWVSLESPSNTRALAAWNKTFNWVMTYRQDSDIFIPYGKLVPNRSATVNIPAKTNLVSWVISNYHRTQKRAEVYKNLSRYLDVNIYGKANNKPLCKDCLLSTISKSKFYLAFENSIHRDYITEKLWRNSLLAGTVPVVLGPSRANYEQFVPADSFIHVNDFGSLEELATFLKTMNSSRYRQFFAWQRRFSVKLYTDWRERICAICTAYPRLRHGHLYPDLQSWFNS; encoded by the coding sequence ATGCCCTGGGCATTGCCGCTGAGATGGTCACCCTGGGGACGGCCTGGTGTGAAAGCCTTGGTCACTGCTGGGGTGTTTGTAACCACCCTCTGGAACTTGAGGTGCTTCCTCGACCCCTCCAAGGGCTCTGGAAAAGTGTCTAAACACAGGGAGCCATTGATGATCCTAGTGTGGGAATGGCCCTCCAAGCAGGTCCCCAATGTCAGCAGAGACGTGTGCCGTGAGCTGTACAGCATcacaggctgccagctcaccACAGAGCGGCAGCTCCTGCACCAGGCCCATGTGGTGGTGTTCCCCCATTCCAGGCTCCAGCCTGGCCGGGACAAACTACCCAAGGAGAGGCTGCCAGGGCAGAACTGGGTATGGGTGTCCCTGGAGTCCCCCTCCAACACTAGAGCTCTAGCAGCATGGAACAAGACCTTCAACTGGGTGATGACCTACAGACAGGATTCAGACATCTTCATCCCCTATGGCAAGCTTGTGCCCAACCGGTCAGCCACTGTGAACATCCCTGCAAAGACCAACTTGGTGTCCTGGGTTATCAGCAACTACCACAGGACTCAGAAAAGAGCCGAAGTCTACAAAAACCTCTCCAGGTACCTCGATGTGAATATATATGGGAAAGCAAACAACAAGCCCCTCTGCAAGGACTGCCTCTTGTCAACAATATCCAAGTCCAAGTTCTACCTGGCCTTTGAGAACTCCATCCACCGGGACTACATCACAGAGAAACTCTGGAGGAACTCACTGCTGGCCGGCACCGTGCCTGTGGTGCTGGGGCCATCCAGGGCCAACTATGAGCAGTTTGTTCCTGCAGACTCCTTCATCCATGTAAATGACTTTGGCTCCCTGGAGGAGCTGGCCACTTTCCTGAAGACCATGAACTCCAGCCGCTACCGGCAGTTCTTTGCCTGGCAGAGGAGGTTCAGTGTGAAACTCTACACTGACTGGAGGGAGCGGATCTGTGCCATCTGCACAGCCTACCCCCGCCTGCGCCATGGCCACCTCTATCCTGACCTGCAGAGCTGGTTCAACTCCTAG
- the LOC134428163 gene encoding POU domain, class 5, transcription factor 3-like, with product MFSPDGGLPAAPFGLLTDAGPPFPRGSFDGAPAQPLFFPFAATAEPEPARDAPPARAWLPPPVPVPAPPAKVEARPGRPCSQPEPEPRAAACCGPAWPPPPWAGPAPSGPAALPGPPFPGPAAPAFPGPQLCPSALQPGSGGPSGLGSSGSSSGAASEGGHSSDSGEEDAPTSGELEQFAKDLKHKRIMLGFTQADVGLALGTLYGKMFSQTTICRFEALQLSFKNMCKLKPLLQRWLNEAENTDNMQEMCNAEQVLAQARKRKRRTSIETNVKGTLESFFRKCVKPSPQEISQIAEDLNLDKDVVRVWFCNRRQKGKRLLLPYGNEAEGMMYDMNQPLVPSTLPIPVTSQGYSLAPSPPVYMPTFHKAEMFPQALQPGLSMSNSGH from the exons ATGTTCAGCCCGGACGGGGGGCTGCCGGCCGCCCCCTTCGGCCTTCTGACCGACGCCGGGCCTCCCTTCCCCCGCGGCAGCTTCGACGGAGCGCCCGCTCAGCCGCTCTTCTTCCCCTTCGCCGCCACCGCCGAGCCCGAGCCCGCCCGCGACGCGCCGCCGGCCCGCGCCTGGCTGCCCccgcccgtgcccgtgcccgcgCCGCCCGCCAAGGTGGAGGCGCGCCCGGGCCGGCCCTGCAGCCAGCCCgagcccgagccccgcgccgccGCTTGCTGCGGCCCGGCCTGGCCGCCCCCGCCCTGGGCCGGCCCGgcgccctccggccccgccgccctgcccggGCCGCCCTTCCCCGGCCCGGCTGCCCCTGCCTTCCCcggcccccagctctgcccctccgCGCTGCAGCCGGGCTCCGGCGGCCCGTCGGGGCTGGGCAGCAGCGGCAGCTCCAGCGGCGCCGCCAGCGAGGGCGGACACTCCAGCGACAGCGGTGAGGAG GATGCGCCAACCTCAGGAGAGCTGGAGCAGTTCGCCAAGGACCTCAAGCACAAGCGCATCATGCTGGGCTTCACCCAGGCTGACGTGGGGCTGGCGCTGGGCACCCTCTACG GGAAGATGTTCAGCCAGACAACCATCTGCCGCTTCGAAGCGCTCCAGCTCAGCTTCAAGAACATGTGCAAGCTAAAGCCGCTGCTGCAGCGCTGGCTCAACGAGGCGGAGAACACGGACAACATGCAAGAG ATGTGCAATGCAGAGCAAGTACTAGCCCAAGCGCGGAAGAGAAAACGCAGGACCAGCATCGAGACCAACGTGAAAGGGACACTGGAGAGCTTCTTCCGCAAATGTGTGAAGCCCAGTCCCCAGGAGATCTCTCAGATCGCTGAGGACCTCAATCTGGATAAAGAT GTGGTCCGGGTCTGGTTCTGCAACCGGCGTCAGAAAGGCAAACGGCTGCTGCTGCCCTACGGCAACGAGGCAGAGGGGATGATGTATGACATGAACCAGCCCCTGGTGCCCTCCACTCTGCCCATCCCAGTGACGTCCCAGGGCTACAGCCTGGCACCCTCCCCCCCTGTCTACATGCCGACCTTCCACAAAGCTGAGATGTTCCCACAAGCGCTGCAGCCTGGGCTCTCCATGAGTAACAGTGGCCACTGA